A window of Candidatus Latescibacterota bacterium genomic DNA:
GTATTCTCCTACGCAACCAGCCATACAAAGGTCGCCGAGGCGGAGGCTGAGTAAATGAGTGACAAGATTGCGGTGGTCTGTGATTTTGACGGCACGATCACGATCAGGGACATCGGTCATCATTTCTTCGAGAGCTTTGTGCCTGACACAGCTTCCTGGGTAGAACTCCTCGAAAAATGGAAACTCGGCCTGATCAGTTCCAGGGAGTGCCTCCAGCGAGAGGTCGCATCTATTTCGGCTACCCGGGACGACCTGGACGAATTCATAGAGGACGAAAAATTCGATCCTTACTTCAAGGATTTCGTCGATTTCAGCAACCGTAGAAATTACGATTTTCTAATACTCAGCGATGGCATGGACTATTACATCGAATCGATGCTGATGAGATTCGGATTCGGCTATCTGGAGTTCCGGGCCAATCATCTTGTGTTCGGTTCAAGTGGAGAGATCGAGTCGGTGGAGTTTCCCTTCTATGGCCTCAGTAATGGCTGTACGATGTGTGGTGACTGCAAGAGGTTCCATCTTCAGCAGTTGAAGGAAAAGGGATTCTTCACGGTCTACGTCGGCAACGGTTACAGTGACCGGTGCGCGTCCGAGCATGCTGATCTTGTTTTTGCCAAGGACGATCTGCTCGTCCATATGAAGCAGAAGGGGCTTGATCATGTCGAGTTCAGGAACTTCAGAGACGTTGAGCGGAGCCTCATGGG
This region includes:
- a CDS encoding MtnX-like HAD-IB family phosphatase, which translates into the protein MSDKIAVVCDFDGTITIRDIGHHFFESFVPDTASWVELLEKWKLGLISSRECLQREVASISATRDDLDEFIEDEKFDPYFKDFVDFSNRRNYDFLILSDGMDYYIESMLMRFGFGYLEFRANHLVFGSSGEIESVEFPFYGLSNGCTMCGDCKRFHLQQLKEKGFFTVYVGNGYSDRCASEHADLVFAKDDLLVHMKQKGLDHVEFRNFRDVERSLMGKFYISGQE